One window of the Desulfofalx alkaliphila DSM 12257 genome contains the following:
- the ruvB gene encoding Holliday junction branch migration DNA helicase RuvB: protein MIERDQRMVTATVTEHDNELENSLRPRFLGEYIGQQKVKETIELFIKAAQGRGEILDHVLLFGPPGLGKTTLAGIIANEMGVDLRITSGPAIERPGDLAAILTNLNHGDVLFIDEIHRLSRSVEEVLYPAMEDFALDIVIGKGPAARSIRIDLPKFTLVGATTRAGLLTSPLRDRFGVLSRLEFYKPSELAAILCRSARILGVPLGEGGVEEIAKRSRGTPRIANRLLKRVRDYAQVKADGVITEKVADRALGFFEVDSLGLDSSDRRLLETIIVKFGGGPVGLDTLAASTGDEAGTIEDVLEPYLLQQGLISRSPRGRIATDLAYRHLGIARPS from the coding sequence ATGATTGAAAGGGATCAGCGCATGGTTACTGCCACTGTAACTGAGCATGACAATGAATTGGAAAACAGTTTAAGGCCCCGTTTTTTGGGGGAATATATAGGGCAGCAAAAGGTGAAAGAAACAATAGAGCTGTTTATTAAGGCTGCCCAAGGACGGGGAGAAATACTGGATCATGTCTTGTTATTCGGTCCGCCAGGCCTTGGCAAAACCACCTTGGCGGGGATTATTGCCAATGAAATGGGGGTTGACCTTCGCATCACCTCCGGGCCGGCCATTGAGCGCCCCGGGGATTTGGCAGCCATTCTTACCAACTTAAATCACGGGGATGTGCTGTTTATAGACGAAATACATCGCTTAAGTCGTTCGGTGGAAGAAGTTTTGTACCCTGCCATGGAAGATTTTGCCCTGGATATTGTAATTGGCAAGGGCCCGGCGGCACGCTCGATAAGGATTGACCTGCCTAAATTTACCTTGGTTGGGGCCACCACCCGGGCAGGTTTGTTGACCTCCCCCCTTAGGGACAGGTTTGGTGTGCTCAGCAGGCTGGAGTTTTATAAGCCCAGTGAATTGGCGGCTATCCTATGCCGCTCGGCCCGTATATTAGGTGTGCCCTTGGGGGAAGGGGGCGTGGAGGAAATTGCCAAAAGATCCCGGGGGACACCGCGCATAGCAAACAGGCTGTTGAAGCGGGTGAGGGACTATGCCCAGGTTAAGGCAGACGGAGTAATAACAGAGAAAGTTGCTGACAGGGCCTTAGGTTTTTTTGAGGTGGACTCATTGGGTTTGGACAGTTCTGATCGCAGGTTATTAGAAACTATAATTGTAAAATTCGGCGGCGGCCCGGTGGGTTTAGATACCCTTGCAGCCTCCACCGGTGACGAGGCAGGTACCATAGAAGATGTGCTGGAGCCATATCTGCTGCAGCAGGGCTTAATATCAAGGAGCC